From a region of the Panicum virgatum strain AP13 chromosome 2K, P.virgatum_v5, whole genome shotgun sequence genome:
- the LOC120694497 gene encoding protein STRUBBELIG-RECEPTOR FAMILY 7-like isoform X2, with protein MAGAAIGVVVLFLAAAPFGANANTDSNDVNALNVFYTTMNSPPQLTNWVSQNGDPCGESWLGVTCSGSRVTTIKLSGMRLNGTLGYNMNQLTALVQLDMSNNNLGGSDIPYNLPPNLESLNLASNNFTGTVPYSISQMVAFKNLNLGHNQLSNINDMFNQLTNLTTLDLSQNNFSGNLPQSFDSLTSLKALYLQNNEFSGTIDVLAELPLTDLNVENNQFTGWVPDKLKGINNLQTSGNSFNNGPAPPPPPSPSSSYTPPPSPASQQAPVPSTNGNNSPAEDAGKGKHSKLGGGAVAGIVICLLVVGALVAFLVIKRKSWRLSRGQDPEQNEPLSPLASGLKQMKSIKSIKIVSTIGKEELQKTVSMSLKPPTKIDLHKSFDESDTSSKSITRKVSLTSITIPVYTVADLQVATGSFNPDSLVGEGSFGRVYRAKFSDQKVRALKKINFSAFSSHPSDVFIELVANISSLNHPNLAELAGYCSEHGQCLLVYEFYQNGSLHDFLHMKDEHSKPLSWNNRVKIALGSARALEYLHETCSPSMVHKNFKSSNILLDSELNPHLSDSGFTDLIPNQEFQESDENSGYRAPEVSMSGQYSLKSDVYSFGVVMLELLTGRKPFDRTRPRPEQSLVRWATPQLHDIDALDQMVDPALQGLYPSKSLSRFADAIALCVQPEPEFRPPMSEVVQSLVRLVQRAGLARAHEGHPRRHGESGGDYEF; from the exons ATGGCTGGGGCGGCCATTGGGGTGGTGGTCCTGTTCTTGGCTGCAGCTCCATTTGGGGCTAATGCCAACACCGACTCGAACGATG TAAACGCCCTCAATGTCTTCTACACAACCATGAATTCGCCACCCCAGCTGACGAACTGGGTGTCCCAAAATGGGGATCCCTGTGGAGAGTCGTGGCTTGGGGTCACATGCTCCGGTTCCAGAGTGACAACAAT AAAGTTATCTGGAATGCGGCTTAATGGGACCTTGGGGTACAACATGAATCAACTAACTGCACTAGTTCAACT CGATATGAGCAACAACAATCTTGGAGGCAGTGACATCCCTTACAATCTTCCTCCAAATCTCGAGAGTTT AAATCTTGCCAGCAATAACTTCACTGGGACTGTACCTTACTCCATCTCCCAGATGGTTGCATTTAAGAATTT AAATCTTGGTCATAATCAGCTCTCAAACATCAATGATATGTTCAATCAGCTCACAAATTTAACAACATT GGATTTGTCACAAAACAACTTTTCTGGTAATCTTCCACAGAGCTTTGACTCCTTGACAAGTTTGAAAGCACT TTATCTTCAGAACAACGAATTTAGTGGCACAATAGATGTTCTTGCCGAGCTTCCTCTTACTGACTT AAATGTTGAAAACAACCAATTCACCGGTTGGGTACCTGATAAACTAAAGGGAATCAACAATCTCCA GACAAGTGGAAACTCATTTAACAATGGTCccgctccaccaccgccaccatcaCCATCGTCATCATACACACCGCCACCATCACCAGCTTCTCAGCAGGCTCCTGTTCCAAGTACCAATGGTAACAATAGCCCAGCTGAAGACGCTGGCAAAGGCAAACACTCTAAACTGGGAGGTGGTGCTGTAGCAGGAATTGTAATATGTTTGCTGGTTGTTGGCGCGTTAGTTGCATTCCTTGTGATCAAAAGGAAATCATGGAGATTGTCAAGGGGACAAGACCCTGAACAGAATGAACCTCTCAGCCCTCTTGCTTCTGGACTTAAAC AGATGAAATCTATTAAATCTATTAAGATCGTATCGACAATCGGCAAGGAAGAATTGCAGAAGACCGTTTCAATGAGTTTGAAGCCTCCAACGAAAATTGACCTGCACAAGTCCTTTGATGAAAGTGATACTAGTAGCAAGTCTATTACAAGGAAAGTAAGTTTGACTTCCATCACAATACCTGTATACACAGTGGCGGATCTTCAGGTGGCAACAGGCAGCTTCAATCCTGACAGCCTTGTTGGTGAGGGATCGTTTGGTCGTGTTTACCGGGCAAAATTCAGTGATCAGAAG GTCCGGGCCTTAAAGAAAATCAATTTTTCCGCATTTTCAAGCCATCCTTCAGATGTGTTCATTGAGTTGGTGGCAAACATTTCAAGCCTAAATCATCCAAACCTTGCTGAGCTAGCTGGTTACTGCTCAGAGCATGGTCAGTGCTTGCTGGTATATGAATTCTACCAGAATGGTTCTCTGCATGACTTTCTTCACATGAAGGATGAGCACAGCAAACCATTGTCTTGGAACAATCGTGTGAAGATTGCCCTTGGATCTGCAAGGGCATTAGA GTacctacatgaaacttgttcgCCATCCATGGTCCACAAGAACTTCAAGTCATCCAACATCTTATTGGACAGTGAGCTGAACCCTCACCTTTCTGATTCTGGGTTTACAGACCTTATTCCCAACCAGGAATTCCAG GAATCAGATGAGAACTCAGGATACAGGGCACCTGAGGTGTCCATGTCTGGGCAGTACTCCCTGAAGAGTGATGTGTACAGCTTCGGAGTCGTCATGCTGGAGCTCCTGACTGGTCGGAAACCGTTTGACAG GACTCGGCCGCGGCCCGAGCAGTCGCTGGTCCGGTGGGCCACGCCGCAGCTTCACGACATCGACGCGCTGGACCAGATGGTCGACCCCGCGCTGCAGGGGCTGTACCCGTCGAAATCCCTCTCCCGCTTCGCCGACGCCATCGCCCTGTGTGTCCAG CCCGAGCCGGAGTTCCGGCCGCCAATGTCGGAGGTCGTGCAGTCGCTGGTGCGGCTCGTGCAGAGGGCGGGCCTGGCGAGGGCGCACGAGGGCCACCCGCGGCGCCACGGCGAGTCCGGCGGGGACTACGAGTTTTGA
- the LOC120694498 gene encoding folate synthesis bifunctional protein, mitochondrial-like isoform X2, protein MFSAGTSYYGGLVQSHAPSAFDLRHYLSSYNKTSKCVIPCKARSLSQFSCGGSSADQEIVIAMGSNVGDRVSTFDRALQMMKSSGVNITRHACLYETAPAYVTDQPRFLNSAIRGTTRLGPYELLKKLKEIEKDIGRTGGIRYGPRPIDLDILLYGNSQIHSETLIVPHERIHERPFVLAPLVDLLGTSRDDGIETSWQSLSKCSGGFFELWNKLGGESLIGTEGIKRVLPVGNRLLDWCERALIMGILNVTPDSFSDGGKFQQVEAAISQAKLLISQGADIIDIGAQSTKPFAKRLSPNEELARLIPVLDEVTKIPEIEGKLLSVDTFYAEVATEAVKRGVHMINDVSGGQLDPRILKVVAELGVPYVVMHTRGDPSTMQSEENLQYVDLFSEIASELYTKVREAELSGIPLWRIIVDPGIGFSKKSGDNLEVIAGLRSIRRGMGKTSIGASHAPILLGTSRKSFLGDICHHANPAERDHVTLGCVTVGVWCGANIVRVHNARYGADGAKLGDAFRKSSGFVQA, encoded by the exons ATGTTTTCAGCTGGTACGAGCTACTATGGAGGACTAGTGCAATCACATGCACCTTCAG CATTTGATCTTAGGCATTATCTCAGCTCCTATAACAAAACTTCCAAATGTGTTATTCCATGCAAGGCTCGTTCATTGTCGCAATTTTCGTGTGGGGGCAGTTCTGCAGACCAAGAGATTGTGATTGCTATGGGAAGCAACGTGGGTGATAGAGTCAGTACTTTTGATAGGGCGCTGCAGATGATGAAAAGCTCAGGCGTGAACATCACTAGGCATGCCTGTCTGTATGAGACTGCCCCTGCTTATGTGACTGATCAACCACGGTTCCTGAACTCTGCCATTCGTGGTACGACCAGGCTGGGACCTTACGAGTTGCTTAAGAAACTAAAGGAAATCGAGAAGGATATCGGACGCACTGGTGGAATAAGGTATGGCCCGAGACCAATCGATCTAGACATACTTCTGTATGGTAATTCCCAGATCCATAGTGAGACTCTAATTGTGCCTCATGAACGCATTCATGAGAGGCCATTTGTCTTAGCACCTCTTGTCGACCTTCTGGGTACATCCCGTGATGATGGTATTGAAACAAGTTGGCAGTCGCTCTCAAAGTGCAGTGGTGGTTTCTTTGAATTATGGAATAAACTTGGGGGTGAATCTTTAATTGGAACAGAAGGTATTAAAAGGGTACTGCCAGTTGGGAATCGTCTGCTTGATTGGTGCGAGAGAGCCCTAATCATGGGGATCCTTAATGTGACACCAGACAGCTTTAGCGATGGGGGTAAGTTTCAACAAGTGGAAGCTGCCATTTCTCAGGCCAAGTTATTAATCTCACAAGGTGCAGATATCATTGATATTGGTGCTCAATCTACCAAGCCCTTTGCAAAGAGATTATCTCCAAATGAAGAGCTTGCGAGGTTGATTCCTGTTCTGGATGAGGTCACAAAAATTCCAGAGATAGAGGGCAAGTTGCTCTCAGTGGATACATTCTATGCGGAAGTCGCCACTGAAGCTGTGAAAAGAGGAGTTCACATGATCAACGATGTATCAGGTGGACAGCTTGATCCGAGAATTCTTAAAGTTGTAGCTGAGCTGGGAGTTCCGTATGTTGTAATGCACACGAGGGGAGATCCATCAACTATGCAAAGTGAGGAAAATTTACAGTATGTTGATCTCTTCAGCGAAATTGCTTCTGAGCTGTATACAAAGGTGAGAGAAGCAGAATTATCCGGGATTCCATTGTGGAGAATCATTGTTGATCCTGGCATTGGGTTCTCCAAGAAATCTGGAGATAACCTTGAAGTAATTGCTGGATTGAGATCCATCAGGAGAGGGATGGGTAAAACGAGTATAGGCGCTTCACATGCGCCAATTTTACTGGGGACCTCGAGGAAAAGTTTCTTGGGTGATATATGCCATCATGCTAATCCAGCTGAGAGAGATCATGTTACTCTTGGATGTGTTACAGTTGGGGTTTGGTGTGGTGCTAACATAGTAAGGGTCCATAATGCTAGGTATGGTGCAGATGGTGCAAAACTTGGTGATGCATTCCGTAAAAGCTCTGGATTTGTACAAGCATGA
- the LOC120694498 gene encoding folate synthesis bifunctional protein, mitochondrial-like isoform X1 has product MLLQAKESLGKMFSAGTSYYGGLVQSHAPSAFDLRHYLSSYNKTSKCVIPCKARSLSQFSCGGSSADQEIVIAMGSNVGDRVSTFDRALQMMKSSGVNITRHACLYETAPAYVTDQPRFLNSAIRGTTRLGPYELLKKLKEIEKDIGRTGGIRYGPRPIDLDILLYGNSQIHSETLIVPHERIHERPFVLAPLVDLLGTSRDDGIETSWQSLSKCSGGFFELWNKLGGESLIGTEGIKRVLPVGNRLLDWCERALIMGILNVTPDSFSDGGKFQQVEAAISQAKLLISQGADIIDIGAQSTKPFAKRLSPNEELARLIPVLDEVTKIPEIEGKLLSVDTFYAEVATEAVKRGVHMINDVSGGQLDPRILKVVAELGVPYVVMHTRGDPSTMQSEENLQYVDLFSEIASELYTKVREAELSGIPLWRIIVDPGIGFSKKSGDNLEVIAGLRSIRRGMGKTSIGASHAPILLGTSRKSFLGDICHHANPAERDHVTLGCVTVGVWCGANIVRVHNARYGADGAKLGDAFRKSSGFVQA; this is encoded by the exons ATGCTCCTCCAGGCTAAAGAGTCACTTGGGAAGATGTTTTCAGCTGGTACGAGCTACTATGGAGGACTAGTGCAATCACATGCACCTTCAG CATTTGATCTTAGGCATTATCTCAGCTCCTATAACAAAACTTCCAAATGTGTTATTCCATGCAAGGCTCGTTCATTGTCGCAATTTTCGTGTGGGGGCAGTTCTGCAGACCAAGAGATTGTGATTGCTATGGGAAGCAACGTGGGTGATAGAGTCAGTACTTTTGATAGGGCGCTGCAGATGATGAAAAGCTCAGGCGTGAACATCACTAGGCATGCCTGTCTGTATGAGACTGCCCCTGCTTATGTGACTGATCAACCACGGTTCCTGAACTCTGCCATTCGTGGTACGACCAGGCTGGGACCTTACGAGTTGCTTAAGAAACTAAAGGAAATCGAGAAGGATATCGGACGCACTGGTGGAATAAGGTATGGCCCGAGACCAATCGATCTAGACATACTTCTGTATGGTAATTCCCAGATCCATAGTGAGACTCTAATTGTGCCTCATGAACGCATTCATGAGAGGCCATTTGTCTTAGCACCTCTTGTCGACCTTCTGGGTACATCCCGTGATGATGGTATTGAAACAAGTTGGCAGTCGCTCTCAAAGTGCAGTGGTGGTTTCTTTGAATTATGGAATAAACTTGGGGGTGAATCTTTAATTGGAACAGAAGGTATTAAAAGGGTACTGCCAGTTGGGAATCGTCTGCTTGATTGGTGCGAGAGAGCCCTAATCATGGGGATCCTTAATGTGACACCAGACAGCTTTAGCGATGGGGGTAAGTTTCAACAAGTGGAAGCTGCCATTTCTCAGGCCAAGTTATTAATCTCACAAGGTGCAGATATCATTGATATTGGTGCTCAATCTACCAAGCCCTTTGCAAAGAGATTATCTCCAAATGAAGAGCTTGCGAGGTTGATTCCTGTTCTGGATGAGGTCACAAAAATTCCAGAGATAGAGGGCAAGTTGCTCTCAGTGGATACATTCTATGCGGAAGTCGCCACTGAAGCTGTGAAAAGAGGAGTTCACATGATCAACGATGTATCAGGTGGACAGCTTGATCCGAGAATTCTTAAAGTTGTAGCTGAGCTGGGAGTTCCGTATGTTGTAATGCACACGAGGGGAGATCCATCAACTATGCAAAGTGAGGAAAATTTACAGTATGTTGATCTCTTCAGCGAAATTGCTTCTGAGCTGTATACAAAGGTGAGAGAAGCAGAATTATCCGGGATTCCATTGTGGAGAATCATTGTTGATCCTGGCATTGGGTTCTCCAAGAAATCTGGAGATAACCTTGAAGTAATTGCTGGATTGAGATCCATCAGGAGAGGGATGGGTAAAACGAGTATAGGCGCTTCACATGCGCCAATTTTACTGGGGACCTCGAGGAAAAGTTTCTTGGGTGATATATGCCATCATGCTAATCCAGCTGAGAGAGATCATGTTACTCTTGGATGTGTTACAGTTGGGGTTTGGTGTGGTGCTAACATAGTAAGGGTCCATAATGCTAGGTATGGTGCAGATGGTGCAAAACTTGGTGATGCATTCCGTAAAAGCTCTGGATTTGTACAAGCATGA
- the LOC120694496 gene encoding E3 ubiquitin-protein ligase EL5-like translates to MAVTATTVAAATTMLAAVAAVFLTFVLCFYIFLCAKRYGGRAPPPPAGRGVAAWLRFMLGGWGGGGRGVADGGADAWCYEGGLDDKSLAKLPRREVGKCEVLDDCAVCITELKAGDTARVLPRCGHGFHVDCVDMWLRSHSTCPLCRCPAVDEPPVPPVLPAVPTPEADPESPNFPTNVLFFGSEDGVSTGRSQSPAPSSTPSPPQEHVAAEAARPCGLRRLIGCGGATPPTQPPHHYHHQQHDEADGDIEMGLAAGESSAASRPVKPPQPGS, encoded by the coding sequence ATGGCGGTGACGGCCACGACGGTCGCTGCGGCGACCACGATGCTGGCGGCCGTCGCGGCGGTCTTCCTCACCTTCGTGCTCTGCTTCTACATCTTCCTCTGTGCCAAGCGCTACGGCGGCagggcgccgcccccgcccgcggggcgcggcgtcgcggcgtgGCTGCGCTTCATGCTCGGCGGCtggggaggagggggaaggggagtcgcggacggcggcgccgacgcgTGGTGCTACGAGGGCGGGCTGGATGACAAGTCCCTGGCGAAGCTGCCGCGCCGGGAGGTGGGCAAGTGCGAGGTGCTCGACGACTGCGCCGTCTGCATCACGGAGCTCAAGGCCGGGGACACGGCGCGCGTGCTGCCGCGGTGCGGCCACGGCTTCCACGTCGACTGCGTCGACATGTGGCTCCGCTCCCACTCCACCTGCCCGCTCTGCCGCTGCCCCGCCGTCGACGAGCCGCCCGTGCCCCCCGTGCTGCCCGCCGTGCCCACGCCGGAGGCTGACCCGGAGTCCCCCAACTTCCCCACCAACGTGCTCTTCTTCGGCTCGGAGGACGGCGTCAGCACCGGCCGCTCGCAGTCGCCGGCCCCGTCGTCGACGCCTTCCCCACCGCAGGAACATGTCGCCGCCGAGGCGGCGCGCCCGTGCGGGCTGCGGAGGCTGATTGGGTGTGGTGGCGCGACGCCGCCCACGCAGCCGCCGCACCATTACCACCACCAACAACACGACGAAGCGGACGGGGACATCGAGatgggcctcgccgccggcgagagcaGCGCGGCGTCGCGGCCGGTGAAGCCGCCGCAGCCCGGTTCCTGA
- the LOC120694497 gene encoding protein STRUBBELIG-RECEPTOR FAMILY 7-like isoform X1, which yields MAGAAIGVVVLFLAAAPFGANANTDSNDVNALNVFYTTMNSPPQLTNWVSQNGDPCGESWLGVTCSGSRVTTIKLSGMRLNGTLGYNMNQLTALVQLDMSNNNLGGSDIPYNLPPNLESLNLASNNFTGTVPYSISQMVAFKNLNLGHNQLSNINDMFNQLTNLTTLDLSQNNFSGNLPQSFDSLTSLKALYLQNNEFSGTIDVLAELPLTDLNVENNQFTGWVPDKLKGINNLQTSGNSFNNGPAPPPPPSPSSSYTPPPSPASQQAPVPSTNGNNSPAEDAGKGKHSKLGGGAVAGIVICLLVVGALVAFLVIKRKSWRLSRGQDPEQNEPLSPLASGLKRKVQEMKSIKSIKIVSTIGKEELQKTVSMSLKPPTKIDLHKSFDESDTSSKSITRKVSLTSITIPVYTVADLQVATGSFNPDSLVGEGSFGRVYRAKFSDQKVRALKKINFSAFSSHPSDVFIELVANISSLNHPNLAELAGYCSEHGQCLLVYEFYQNGSLHDFLHMKDEHSKPLSWNNRVKIALGSARALEYLHETCSPSMVHKNFKSSNILLDSELNPHLSDSGFTDLIPNQEFQESDENSGYRAPEVSMSGQYSLKSDVYSFGVVMLELLTGRKPFDRTRPRPEQSLVRWATPQLHDIDALDQMVDPALQGLYPSKSLSRFADAIALCVQPEPEFRPPMSEVVQSLVRLVQRAGLARAHEGHPRRHGESGGDYEF from the exons ATGGCTGGGGCGGCCATTGGGGTGGTGGTCCTGTTCTTGGCTGCAGCTCCATTTGGGGCTAATGCCAACACCGACTCGAACGATG TAAACGCCCTCAATGTCTTCTACACAACCATGAATTCGCCACCCCAGCTGACGAACTGGGTGTCCCAAAATGGGGATCCCTGTGGAGAGTCGTGGCTTGGGGTCACATGCTCCGGTTCCAGAGTGACAACAAT AAAGTTATCTGGAATGCGGCTTAATGGGACCTTGGGGTACAACATGAATCAACTAACTGCACTAGTTCAACT CGATATGAGCAACAACAATCTTGGAGGCAGTGACATCCCTTACAATCTTCCTCCAAATCTCGAGAGTTT AAATCTTGCCAGCAATAACTTCACTGGGACTGTACCTTACTCCATCTCCCAGATGGTTGCATTTAAGAATTT AAATCTTGGTCATAATCAGCTCTCAAACATCAATGATATGTTCAATCAGCTCACAAATTTAACAACATT GGATTTGTCACAAAACAACTTTTCTGGTAATCTTCCACAGAGCTTTGACTCCTTGACAAGTTTGAAAGCACT TTATCTTCAGAACAACGAATTTAGTGGCACAATAGATGTTCTTGCCGAGCTTCCTCTTACTGACTT AAATGTTGAAAACAACCAATTCACCGGTTGGGTACCTGATAAACTAAAGGGAATCAACAATCTCCA GACAAGTGGAAACTCATTTAACAATGGTCccgctccaccaccgccaccatcaCCATCGTCATCATACACACCGCCACCATCACCAGCTTCTCAGCAGGCTCCTGTTCCAAGTACCAATGGTAACAATAGCCCAGCTGAAGACGCTGGCAAAGGCAAACACTCTAAACTGGGAGGTGGTGCTGTAGCAGGAATTGTAATATGTTTGCTGGTTGTTGGCGCGTTAGTTGCATTCCTTGTGATCAAAAGGAAATCATGGAGATTGTCAAGGGGACAAGACCCTGAACAGAATGAACCTCTCAGCCCTCTTGCTTCTGGACTTAAACGTAAGGTTCAAG AGATGAAATCTATTAAATCTATTAAGATCGTATCGACAATCGGCAAGGAAGAATTGCAGAAGACCGTTTCAATGAGTTTGAAGCCTCCAACGAAAATTGACCTGCACAAGTCCTTTGATGAAAGTGATACTAGTAGCAAGTCTATTACAAGGAAAGTAAGTTTGACTTCCATCACAATACCTGTATACACAGTGGCGGATCTTCAGGTGGCAACAGGCAGCTTCAATCCTGACAGCCTTGTTGGTGAGGGATCGTTTGGTCGTGTTTACCGGGCAAAATTCAGTGATCAGAAG GTCCGGGCCTTAAAGAAAATCAATTTTTCCGCATTTTCAAGCCATCCTTCAGATGTGTTCATTGAGTTGGTGGCAAACATTTCAAGCCTAAATCATCCAAACCTTGCTGAGCTAGCTGGTTACTGCTCAGAGCATGGTCAGTGCTTGCTGGTATATGAATTCTACCAGAATGGTTCTCTGCATGACTTTCTTCACATGAAGGATGAGCACAGCAAACCATTGTCTTGGAACAATCGTGTGAAGATTGCCCTTGGATCTGCAAGGGCATTAGA GTacctacatgaaacttgttcgCCATCCATGGTCCACAAGAACTTCAAGTCATCCAACATCTTATTGGACAGTGAGCTGAACCCTCACCTTTCTGATTCTGGGTTTACAGACCTTATTCCCAACCAGGAATTCCAG GAATCAGATGAGAACTCAGGATACAGGGCACCTGAGGTGTCCATGTCTGGGCAGTACTCCCTGAAGAGTGATGTGTACAGCTTCGGAGTCGTCATGCTGGAGCTCCTGACTGGTCGGAAACCGTTTGACAG GACTCGGCCGCGGCCCGAGCAGTCGCTGGTCCGGTGGGCCACGCCGCAGCTTCACGACATCGACGCGCTGGACCAGATGGTCGACCCCGCGCTGCAGGGGCTGTACCCGTCGAAATCCCTCTCCCGCTTCGCCGACGCCATCGCCCTGTGTGTCCAG CCCGAGCCGGAGTTCCGGCCGCCAATGTCGGAGGTCGTGCAGTCGCTGGTGCGGCTCGTGCAGAGGGCGGGCCTGGCGAGGGCGCACGAGGGCCACCCGCGGCGCCACGGCGAGTCCGGCGGGGACTACGAGTTTTGA
- the LOC120694497 gene encoding protein STRUBBELIG-RECEPTOR FAMILY 7-like isoform X3 — MNSPPQLTNWVSQNGDPCGESWLGVTCSGSRVTTIKLSGMRLNGTLGYNMNQLTALVQLDMSNNNLGGSDIPYNLPPNLESLNLASNNFTGTVPYSISQMVAFKNLNLGHNQLSNINDMFNQLTNLTTLDLSQNNFSGNLPQSFDSLTSLKALYLQNNEFSGTIDVLAELPLTDLNVENNQFTGWVPDKLKGINNLQTSGNSFNNGPAPPPPPSPSSSYTPPPSPASQQAPVPSTNGNNSPAEDAGKGKHSKLGGGAVAGIVICLLVVGALVAFLVIKRKSWRLSRGQDPEQNEPLSPLASGLKQMKSIKSIKIVSTIGKEELQKTVSMSLKPPTKIDLHKSFDESDTSSKSITRKVSLTSITIPVYTVADLQVATGSFNPDSLVGEGSFGRVYRAKFSDQKVRALKKINFSAFSSHPSDVFIELVANISSLNHPNLAELAGYCSEHGQCLLVYEFYQNGSLHDFLHMKDEHSKPLSWNNRVKIALGSARALEYLHETCSPSMVHKNFKSSNILLDSELNPHLSDSGFTDLIPNQEFQESDENSGYRAPEVSMSGQYSLKSDVYSFGVVMLELLTGRKPFDRTRPRPEQSLVRWATPQLHDIDALDQMVDPALQGLYPSKSLSRFADAIALCVQPEPEFRPPMSEVVQSLVRLVQRAGLARAHEGHPRRHGESGGDYEF, encoded by the exons ATGAATTCGCCACCCCAGCTGACGAACTGGGTGTCCCAAAATGGGGATCCCTGTGGAGAGTCGTGGCTTGGGGTCACATGCTCCGGTTCCAGAGTGACAACAAT AAAGTTATCTGGAATGCGGCTTAATGGGACCTTGGGGTACAACATGAATCAACTAACTGCACTAGTTCAACT CGATATGAGCAACAACAATCTTGGAGGCAGTGACATCCCTTACAATCTTCCTCCAAATCTCGAGAGTTT AAATCTTGCCAGCAATAACTTCACTGGGACTGTACCTTACTCCATCTCCCAGATGGTTGCATTTAAGAATTT AAATCTTGGTCATAATCAGCTCTCAAACATCAATGATATGTTCAATCAGCTCACAAATTTAACAACATT GGATTTGTCACAAAACAACTTTTCTGGTAATCTTCCACAGAGCTTTGACTCCTTGACAAGTTTGAAAGCACT TTATCTTCAGAACAACGAATTTAGTGGCACAATAGATGTTCTTGCCGAGCTTCCTCTTACTGACTT AAATGTTGAAAACAACCAATTCACCGGTTGGGTACCTGATAAACTAAAGGGAATCAACAATCTCCA GACAAGTGGAAACTCATTTAACAATGGTCccgctccaccaccgccaccatcaCCATCGTCATCATACACACCGCCACCATCACCAGCTTCTCAGCAGGCTCCTGTTCCAAGTACCAATGGTAACAATAGCCCAGCTGAAGACGCTGGCAAAGGCAAACACTCTAAACTGGGAGGTGGTGCTGTAGCAGGAATTGTAATATGTTTGCTGGTTGTTGGCGCGTTAGTTGCATTCCTTGTGATCAAAAGGAAATCATGGAGATTGTCAAGGGGACAAGACCCTGAACAGAATGAACCTCTCAGCCCTCTTGCTTCTGGACTTAAAC AGATGAAATCTATTAAATCTATTAAGATCGTATCGACAATCGGCAAGGAAGAATTGCAGAAGACCGTTTCAATGAGTTTGAAGCCTCCAACGAAAATTGACCTGCACAAGTCCTTTGATGAAAGTGATACTAGTAGCAAGTCTATTACAAGGAAAGTAAGTTTGACTTCCATCACAATACCTGTATACACAGTGGCGGATCTTCAGGTGGCAACAGGCAGCTTCAATCCTGACAGCCTTGTTGGTGAGGGATCGTTTGGTCGTGTTTACCGGGCAAAATTCAGTGATCAGAAG GTCCGGGCCTTAAAGAAAATCAATTTTTCCGCATTTTCAAGCCATCCTTCAGATGTGTTCATTGAGTTGGTGGCAAACATTTCAAGCCTAAATCATCCAAACCTTGCTGAGCTAGCTGGTTACTGCTCAGAGCATGGTCAGTGCTTGCTGGTATATGAATTCTACCAGAATGGTTCTCTGCATGACTTTCTTCACATGAAGGATGAGCACAGCAAACCATTGTCTTGGAACAATCGTGTGAAGATTGCCCTTGGATCTGCAAGGGCATTAGA GTacctacatgaaacttgttcgCCATCCATGGTCCACAAGAACTTCAAGTCATCCAACATCTTATTGGACAGTGAGCTGAACCCTCACCTTTCTGATTCTGGGTTTACAGACCTTATTCCCAACCAGGAATTCCAG GAATCAGATGAGAACTCAGGATACAGGGCACCTGAGGTGTCCATGTCTGGGCAGTACTCCCTGAAGAGTGATGTGTACAGCTTCGGAGTCGTCATGCTGGAGCTCCTGACTGGTCGGAAACCGTTTGACAG GACTCGGCCGCGGCCCGAGCAGTCGCTGGTCCGGTGGGCCACGCCGCAGCTTCACGACATCGACGCGCTGGACCAGATGGTCGACCCCGCGCTGCAGGGGCTGTACCCGTCGAAATCCCTCTCCCGCTTCGCCGACGCCATCGCCCTGTGTGTCCAG CCCGAGCCGGAGTTCCGGCCGCCAATGTCGGAGGTCGTGCAGTCGCTGGTGCGGCTCGTGCAGAGGGCGGGCCTGGCGAGGGCGCACGAGGGCCACCCGCGGCGCCACGGCGAGTCCGGCGGGGACTACGAGTTTTGA